In Catenulispora sp. MAP5-51, the sequence AGTACTCGTCGTGGCCGGGGAAGATCAGGCCCTTGTGGTTCAGCGGGTCGACGCGGCCCCGGTCCAGGTCCTCGCTCGTCGCGTACTCCATGTCGTAGCCCTGACGCTCGGCCCAGACCACGAAGTCGTGGACCCGCTCGGCCTCGCGCGGCATCCCGGTCAGCTCGTAGGGGCGCTGGAAGGAGACCGAGGACGCGCGCAGTTTGCTGGCCTGCTCGCCGCTCTCGTCGAAGCCGTAGTAGAGGTTCTTTCCGCGCGCGTTGTCGAACGGGTACATGTTGTAGGCCTGGTAGCAGGCGAAGGGCACGACCACCAGCCAGCTCGCGCGGCGGTGCAGATCGCGCACGGTGAAGGGCACGTAGTTGGCGCCCGCTGCGCCCTCTGCGTCCCTTGCGGTCCGCAGGACCGCGAGGTAGGCCCCGGACTTCCAGTCGGCCGGGACGTTGAGCCGCCACGTCGGCTCCCACAGACAGGTGATCATCCCGGTCTCCGGGTCCGTCACCGGCTCGGGCTGCGGTACCGCGGCGACCGGCGTGCTGCTGCCGAGCAGGCCCGCGCGGTGGTCCCCGTAGGCGCCGACCCGGTAGATCTCGACCGTGACGTCCTGCGGCTCGGCCACGGAGATGTGGAAGTCGAGCGACTCCCCGGGGGCCACGGCGGTGGCCGAAGCGAAACCCTTGACCGCGGCCCGGGCGTCGTCGCCCAGGTCCGGGACGTCGGGCGTGGTGCCGATCGCGGCGGCGGTCGGGGCGAAACCGTCCAGGAGGCGCATGGTGCCGTAGCCTATCGCCGGAAAACCACCCGATCAGCAGAGCACCAAGTACAGCCCAACGGGCGCCCCAGGAGGACACGATGGCCGACGGCCGACCGCAACCCGACTGTCTCTTCTGCAAGATCGTGGCCGGCGAGATCCCGGCGACGGTGGTCCGCGAGACGGAGCTCACCGTCGCGTTCAAGGACATAAACCCGCAGGCGCCGGTCCACGACCTCATCGTGCCGCGGGCGCACTACGCCAACGCCGCCGAACTCGCCGCCGAGGCGCCCGACCTGGCCGCCGCGCTGTTGGTCGAGGCGCGCGAGGTGGCGAAGGCGGAGGGGATCGCGGCGGACGGCTACCGGACCGTGTTCAACACCGACGCCCACGCCGGGCAGACGGTGTTCCACGTCCACGCGCACGTGCTCGGCGGCGATTTCCTCGCGCACTTCGGGACCTGAGCGGGCGCCAGAGCTGCCCCGTCGCTAAACGGGGTAGCTCTGGATGGGGCAGCTCTGGACGGGGCAGCTTTGATCGGGACAGCGCCGGCCGGGACGGCTAGACCTTGCCGCCGCCCTCACAGGTCAGCTTGGTCGTGCCCGAGTGCGTCCCCGCGGAGTCGGTCCAGCTGACGGTGATGTAGTACGGCAGCGAACCGTCGACGCAGGTGCCCCAGAGCTCGCCGGTTCCCTGGCCGCGGGTGATGGGCGCCCCGCTCCAGGTGAGGTACGGGTTGCCGGGGACGTAGTACTCGCAGTTGTAGTACGAGATGTTCTTCTGCGTGGTCTGCCCGGCCTGCTCGCAGGACGGCGGGGCGGCGGTGTCCGCCGTCGCGCTGCTCGGAGCGAAAGCCACGAAGCCGGCCGCCGCCGTCACGGCGATCCCCGTCGCGAAGATCCTTCTTGCACGCATACGAGCCTCCTGACAGAGGTGGGATGGTGCCGAGTCGGTCCTGTTCGACCTCGGTTCATCGTAGTGACCCGCCGATGAACGTCAATGTTCTGATTCGCTCCCGTTCCGGGGCGCCCTGCCGTGCGCCGCACTATTTCGCGCAGGGCAGGCGCGCGGCCTTCTCCCGCCACGTCGGGCCCGAGGAGACCACGCCGACCGGCGTCCCCAGCGCCTGTCCGATGACGTCCGGCCAGTCCCGCTCGTCCTGCGGGCCGTCCTCGTACACCGGCGTGCACGACGACACGGTCTTGGTGAGCAGCCGCTGATAGTCCAGGTCCGGCATCAGGCTGCGCGGGAGCTTCTCCATGGCCGGCACGTCCGCCGAGGCCTGGTAGGCCCGGCACAGGCGCCGGCCCTTCGCCCGAACGTCCGCGTGCGTGACCACCAACGCGTCGGCCCCGCCGCACACGTCGAGCGCGTAGCGATGCGCCACCGCGTCGAAGTGCCCGATCCGGAACGCCCCCTGCCACGTTCCGGCCTCGTTGTGCGGTTCCGGCAGCGTCGGGGCCAGGGCCGCGTCCTCGGAGACGAACGGTCCGGCGCCGTGCCGGGTGCTGTAGGTGCGGACCACGCCGAGGCGCGCGGCGCTCTCGACTTCTTGGCCGGACTCCTTCAGCAACGCCTCGGCGTTGGCGAAGGTGGTCGTCGACCACGTCGTGTGCGGGTGGAAGCCGTACCACTCGTCGAGCAGGACGCCCTGTGCGCCCTCGAAGACGCAGGGCCCGGATTCCAGGAGCGCGGCGAGATACCCTCCGCACTCCTCGTCCACGATCCGCACCCGCTGTGCGAACGCCTGGTAGACGTCCGCGCAGAACTCCGGGCTCGGCAGATCGGCGGGCAGACGCAATCCGGACAGCTCCAGATCGGCCGCGATGCGGGCGCGCAGCGCTGTCAGCTTCCTGACCAGCGTGGCGCGGTCCCGGCAGTCCCCCACGCGCGGTGGCATATCGGGCGAGACGGCCAGGGAGAAAGAGACCGTCTCGCCGATCCCCATGCCGCAGGTGCCGTGGCGGGTCGACCCGGGGGTGCGGTCTCGGGCGGATTCGCGTACACGGTTCGCGGCACGGTGGTACGGGGTGGTGATGAGCGCGCGGGAGTCTGCCGACAGCAGGGCGAACGGGTTGGGGATGCCGAGTTCGGCCAGGTGCGCGGCCTCGGCGGCCAGCGCGAAGGGTTCGACGAGCACGAAGCGGGACAGGTGCGTCGGCACGCCGTGGAAGGTGCCGGCGCCGAACTGCGCGAAGGTGTGGTGGCGGCCGTCGGGGGTGACCACGTTGTGGCCGGCCTGCGCGCCGCCGTTGAAGCGGACGACGGCGCGGATCCGTGACGCGGTGCGGGAATCAGTGCGGGAATCAGTGCGGTATTCGGTGCGGGAATCGGTGTGTCCGGGGGAGCAGAGCCAGTCCACGGTCGAGCCCTTGCCGGCGTCGCCGTAGCCCAGGTCCACGACGATCGCGTGCTTCCTGCCGATCAGGTCCATGGTCAGGGCTCTCTTACCAGCGGCTTTCGGGCCGGTTGTCGTACTCGGAGGTGCCGTATCCGGAGTCGTCGTATGCGGTGGTGTCATGTCCGGCGTCGTACGTGTAGCCGACTCCCTGGGAGCGCAGGTAGCGCACCGCGGAGTCCGTCGAGACGCCGTCCCGGTCGCGGCGGTGGTTGCCGCGCCGGGCGTCCAGGTCGCCCAGCGCGCGCTCCACGGAGCGGCCGGCGCGGGAGCCGACGTTGCGCAGGTCGTCCAGGCCGGCGTCCAGGTCGATGCGGTCCTCGGCCAGGCCGATGGTCAGCGCGATGGTCTCGCAGACCGCGTCCAGGTCGTCGAGCTGGATGACGTTCTGGCCGAGCAGGGCGCGCCAGGCGCCGAGGACTTCGTCGTTGCCGGCGTAGGAGGAGCCCTCCGGGAGGATGTAGTAGACGTCGAACTTGCGCTTCAGGTCGCGGAGCACGTCCTCGATCGGGATGGCCCGGGCCCCGCCGCGGCCGGGGCGCTCGCCCTGGCGGCCTGGACGGCCCGGGTGGCCTGGACGACCTGGGCGGCCTGAGCGGTCGGGGTAGCCGGCGGTCTGCCCCAGGACGCAGGCCAGCTGCGTCGGGTTGACGTTCGGGTAGGGCATCTCGTCGCCGATGATGAACAGGTAGCCGCGCTTGCCGCGCTTCTCGTGGCAGTCCAGCGAGGTGTGGTGGGCCATGAAGTACATCGCCAGCTCGTACGACTCGCGCATCTGGCCCCCGCCGCCGCCCTCCAGGACGATCTCGCCGAGCTGGTCGTCCATGCGGTTGTCGGACTCGAACTGCCCGACCTGCAGGGGCACCCGGTCGGAGTAGGCGTCGCCGATCGCGCCGAACATGATCTGCGGGTGGTCGACGTAGCGCTTGCGCAGCAGCAGGCCGTGAAGGTCGGCGAGCTTGGTCTGCAGCACCCGGGGGACGCCGCCCATGGAGCCGGTGACGTCGAACAGCACGGAGACGGCCAAGGAGGTCGGGTGCTCGGCGCTGTCGCGGCTCTCGCGGACGCCGACGCCGTAGGGCTCAAGATCGGGGTGGGCCCGCCACTGGTTCCGCGGGGTGGTGCTGAGCACCCGGTCGTTGTAGTCGAAGGCGCTGCGGCCGTTCGCCTTCCGGTAGGCCTCCGCTGCCTCGTATGCGTTGTAGTCCCAGCGTCCGCTGCCCATCCCCATCGCCTTCTCAAGGTCGTCCATCGTTATCGTCTAATTGACGATAATAGGCCGGGCAGCGCATAGCGTCAAGGTGACGAAAAGGGGTGGCGCGCAAAATCTCCCGCCCTGGTCGCGGGGGTGCGGGCTAGCATGGAGGCGACACGGAGACAGGAGAGTGATCAAAGGCCGTACGGCCGTTCCTATGGCAGACAACACCGCACCGCGCTCGGGCAAGGGCCGCCAGTCCTCCGCCGCGGACCGCAACGGGAGGGCGGCCGGAACCGGCCGCGCGGGGGCGAACGGGGCAGGGGCGTCCTCCGGGTCCTCCGGGACCTCCAAGCCCGCCTCCGGGCCCGCTTCAGGGGCCGCACGCGCCGTCCGGGCCGACGAGGTCGCGCCGGGCGTCGTCCAGGCCAAGATCGAGATACCGTCCGGGCACCCCCTGGTCTCCGTCTTCGGAGCCGGCGACGGCCTGCTGCGGGTGATCGAGAAGGCGTTCCCGGGCGTGGACATCCACGCCCGCGGCAACCAGGTGACCGCCGCGGGCAGCCGCGGCGAGGTGGCCCTGGTCCAGCGCCTGTTCGAGGAGATGCTCCTGATGCTCCGCACCGGCGCCCCGCTCACCGAGGACGGCGTCGAGCGCTCGATCCAGATGCTCCGCAGCGGCGAGGCCGACGTCGACGGCCAGCGCCCGGCCGAGGTGCTCACGCAGAACATCCTGAGCAACCGCGGCCGCACCATCCGCCCCAAGACGCTGAACCAGAAGAACTACGTCGACGCGATCGACGTCAACACGATCGTGTTCGGCATCGGCCCGGCCGGCTCCGGCAAGACCTACCTGGCGATGGCCAAGGCCGTGCAGGCGCTGCAGAGCAAGCAGGTCAACCGCATCATCCTGACCCGCCCCGCGGTCGAGGCCGGGGAGAAGCTCGGCTTCCTGCCCGGGACGCTGTACGAGAAGATCGACCCGTACCTGCGGCCGCTGTACGACGCGCTGCACGACATGATCGATCCGGACAGTATTCCCCGGTTGATGGCGGCCGGGGTCATTGAAGTGGCCCCGCTGGCATATATGCGTGGCCGCACGCTCAATGACGCATTCATCATCCTCGACGAGGCCCAGAACACCTCCCCCGAGCAGATGAAGATGTTCCTCACCCGCCTCGGCTTCGGCTCCAAGATCGTGGTCACCGGCGACGTGACGCAGGTCGACCTGCCCGGGGGCACTGAGTCCGGACTGCGGGTCGTGCGCAATATCCTGTCCGGCGTGGAGGACATCCATTTCGCCGAGCTGACCAGTGCCGACGTCGTGCGCCACCGGCTGGTGGGGGACATCGTCGACGCCTATGGGCGCTTCGACGCTGTGCGCGACCGGGAGCGCGGTGACCACAGCCCTGGTGGGGACGCCAAGAGGAAGAGGCACTGAACCCCATGTCGATCGACATCGCCAACGAGACCGACTACGGCACCGAGCAGGGTGTGGATGCCGAGGAGCTGGTCGGGGTCGCCCGGTACGTGCTGGGCGAGATGGGCATCCACCCGATGGCCGAGCTGTCCATCCTGCTGGTCGACACCGCCGCGATGGAGCAGCTGCACATCCAGTGGATGGACGAGCCGGGCCCGACCGACGTGCTCTCCTTCCCGATGGACGAGCTGCGCCCGGCACGCGCCGAGGACGACAACGAGCCGGTGCCCGGCCTGCTCGGGGACGTCGTGCTGTGTCCGGAGGTGGCCGAGAAGCAGGCCAAGGACGCCTGCCACTCCACGGCCGAGGAGCTGCGGCTGCTCACCACGCACGGGATCTTGCACCTGCTGGGCTACGACCACGCCGAGCCGGAGGAGGAGGCCGAGATGTTCGGCCTGCAAAAACAGCTGCTACGAGGATGGAAGGCCAGGTCAGGCGCTCGATGAGCGGTCATAGACATCGGCAGGGCACTGGAGCGGCCGCCGGGGGCGGCGCATGAGTGCCCTGCTGTTCTGGGAGATCGTCGCGGTCGTGGTGCTGGTCGCGGTCGCGGGGTTCTCCGCCTGTGCGGACACCGCGCTGTCCCGCGTCTCGCGGGTGCGGGCCGCCGAGCTGGTCGAGCAGGGCGTGCCGCGCGCGGCCCGGCTCAAGCAGCTGGCCGACGACCCGGCCCCGGTCCTGAACCTGGTCCTCTTACTGCGCGTGGCCTGCGAGATCGCCGCGACGGTGCTGGTCACGGTGCTGTTCATGCGCCGGATCGACAGCACCTGGGGCGCCGGGTTCGCCGCGATCGGGGTCATGATCGCGGTGTCCTACATCTTCATCGGCGTGATGCCGCGCACCATCGGCCGCCAGCACTCGGTGCGGGTGGCCCTGGCCGTCGCCGGCCCCATGGCGCTGCTCACCCGGATCCTGGGGCCGCTGGCGCAGCTGCTGATCCTGATCGGCAACGCGGTGACGCCGGGCCGGGGCTTCCGCGAGGGCCCGTTCGCCTCCGAGGCCGAGCTGCGCGCGCTGGTGGACCTGGCCGAGGCGAACAGCGTCATCGAGGACCAGGAGC encodes:
- a CDS encoding N,N-dimethylformamidase beta subunit family domain-containing protein, which codes for MRLLDGFAPTAAAIGTTPDVPDLGDDARAAVKGFASATAVAPGESLDFHISVAEPQDVTVEIYRVGAYGDHRAGLLGSSTPVAAVPQPEPVTDPETGMITCLWEPTWRLNVPADWKSGAYLAVLRTARDAEGAAGANYVPFTVRDLHRRASWLVVVPFACYQAYNMYPFDNARGKNLYYGFDESGEQASKLRASSVSFQRPYELTGMPREAERVHDFVVWAERQGYDMEYATSEDLDRGRVDPLNHKGLIFPGHDEYWSASMRKSLVKAQDSGVSTVFLQANNVYWHIRYEGTTITCFKSRRDPVKTKRPGQTVMWRDLRLPEQELLGAQYVSLVKGDAPLVVTNADHWFWQAAGVSEGDTFPGLVGGEADAVHDKYQKADGTEFAVLARSPYTDGADGTREQQTVLHRKPSGAWVFDAGTFFWPMALGREGFADPRIEAATAALLARIAAGDGLASRSARRRAALTAAVKREASPSAVSAKAKPVVKRVGRKVKRTLKRP
- a CDS encoding histidine triad nucleotide-binding protein codes for the protein MADGRPQPDCLFCKIVAGEIPATVVRETELTVAFKDINPQAPVHDLIVPRAHYANAAELAAEAPDLAAALLVEAREVAKAEGIAADGYRTVFNTDAHAGQTVFHVHAHVLGGDFLAHFGT
- a CDS encoding adenylosuccinate synthetase; this encodes MDLIGRKHAIVVDLGYGDAGKGSTVDWLCSPGHTDSRTEYRTDSRTDSRTASRIRAVVRFNGGAQAGHNVVTPDGRHHTFAQFGAGTFHGVPTHLSRFVLVEPFALAAEAAHLAELGIPNPFALLSADSRALITTPYHRAANRVRESARDRTPGSTRHGTCGMGIGETVSFSLAVSPDMPPRVGDCRDRATLVRKLTALRARIAADLELSGLRLPADLPSPEFCADVYQAFAQRVRIVDEECGGYLAALLESGPCVFEGAQGVLLDEWYGFHPHTTWSTTTFANAEALLKESGQEVESAARLGVVRTYSTRHGAGPFVSEDAALAPTLPEPHNEAGTWQGAFRIGHFDAVAHRYALDVCGGADALVVTHADVRAKGRRLCRAYQASADVPAMEKLPRSLMPDLDYQRLLTKTVSSCTPVYEDGPQDERDWPDVIGQALGTPVGVVSSGPTWREKAARLPCAK
- a CDS encoding PhoH family protein is translated as MADNTAPRSGKGRQSSAADRNGRAAGTGRAGANGAGASSGSSGTSKPASGPASGAARAVRADEVAPGVVQAKIEIPSGHPLVSVFGAGDGLLRVIEKAFPGVDIHARGNQVTAAGSRGEVALVQRLFEEMLLMLRTGAPLTEDGVERSIQMLRSGEADVDGQRPAEVLTQNILSNRGRTIRPKTLNQKNYVDAIDVNTIVFGIGPAGSGKTYLAMAKAVQALQSKQVNRIILTRPAVEAGEKLGFLPGTLYEKIDPYLRPLYDALHDMIDPDSIPRLMAAGVIEVAPLAYMRGRTLNDAFIILDEAQNTSPEQMKMFLTRLGFGSKIVVTGDVTQVDLPGGTESGLRVVRNILSGVEDIHFAELTSADVVRHRLVGDIVDAYGRFDAVRDRERGDHSPGGDAKRKRH
- the ybeY gene encoding rRNA maturation RNase YbeY, with amino-acid sequence MSIDIANETDYGTEQGVDAEELVGVARYVLGEMGIHPMAELSILLVDTAAMEQLHIQWMDEPGPTDVLSFPMDELRPARAEDDNEPVPGLLGDVVLCPEVAEKQAKDACHSTAEELRLLTTHGILHLLGYDHAEPEEEAEMFGLQKQLLRGWKARSGAR